A segment of the Williamwhitmania taraxaci genome:
CGGCCATAATTAAACCTTTCGAAAGAATAAAGTCACCCACGAGAACTGCAACTTTCGATCTCCAAAGTGCATTTATGGACCAAAATCCTCGGCGCTCGTAAGCTTCATCAACCACATCATCGTGGATAAGGGTTGCTGTGTGTAAGAGTTCAATCATTGCGGCAGCAGCATAGGTCGATCTGGTTATTTCACCGGACGCCTTCGCCGAAAGAAAAACAAATAGCGGGCGGAGCTGCTTTCCCTTTCTTCGTATTACATAGTTAAGTATGAAATCAAGGGCCTTGTAAGGTGTTTTTGCTTGGTCGCGAAAAAACATCTCAAATTCTTCAAGTTCTTTTCTTACGGGATTTTTTATGTTGTCGATTCCGCTCATGAATGATTTCTTTGGATCTCAAAGGTATAAAAATGTTCTTAATTTAGATGTTTAGAGACTAACTGTAATCCATCATAAATGTTTATTCTGCGCGATTCATATGTGATATATTGATATATTTGCATTTGTTTTAGAAGTTAAATATAGCACCATGCAGCACGTTAACGAATTGAAAATCGAACAACTTGAGCAAGCGGCCAGCATGCTTAAGGCCATAGCACATCCTATGCGAATTGCGATTTTAAGTTTTCTTGAGGACGGGAATAAAATGACCGTAACTGAAATACACCAAAAATTACAAATTGAGCAATCAACTACCTCGCATCATCTTGGTATACTTAAGGATAAGGGCGTTTTGTGTTCGAAGCGTGAGGGAAAGAACACCTTTTATTTTCTTAAGCACAACAACCTTGCTAAGATACTGGAATGTGTGAGCAAGTGTGCCATCTAGTTCGTTCGATGTATTATCGGCTTTCTCTTTATGAATTAGGGAAGTTTTATTGTCTTTTCTACAGATGTTTAATCCACAAATATTAGTATGGCTCTAATACGGCTTACCAAGGAATTTAATTTTGAAATGGCTCATTACCTATCCGGATATGACGGCGCGTGTAAAAACATTCACGGCCATTCTTATCGACTATTTGTAACGGTAATCGGTGAACCAATAAGCGAAGAAAAACATTCAAAGTTAGGTATGGTGATGGACTTTGGGCAGCTGAAGGAGTTGGTACATCGGCGCATAATTAGCAAGTTGGATCACGCGCTTCTTATTCACGATACTCCTGAATCAAAAGAACTACAACCGCTTCTTACCAAAAATTTTGAAAAGGTCGAAATTGTTGCTTATCAGCCTACTTGCGAGAATTTATTGATCCATTTTGCTGCGGTTATTAAGGCGGAGCTGCCATCTAATATTCGACTGCATCACCTTCGTTTGAATGAAACGATTACTTCATTTGCTGAATGGTATGATGAAGATAATAAATAGATTGAAATATTTGTTGAAATGAAAAAGAAGATATTTCTGCTTGATGCTTATGCCTTAATATACCGATCACATTACGCTTTTATTAATCGGCCAATTACCAATTCAAAAGGGCAGATTACCTCCGCTGTTTTTGGTTTTGTGAAAACGCTACAAGAGCTTATCAAAGCCGAAAAACCTACACACCTAGCTGTAGCCTTTGATCCAGCTGGGTTAACTTTTCGATCCGACATCTATCCACCATACAAGGCACAAAGGCCAGCGACCCCTGAGGATATTAAGTGGGCTGTTCCCGTTATTAAAAGCATTCTTAAGGCCTATAATATTCCAGTAGTTCAAGTTTCGGGATTTGAAGCTGATGATGTAATAGGAACTTTAGCTAAGCGATTTGCAGATAATGACGCTGAAGTTTTTATGTATACTCCTGATAAGGATTATATTCAGTTGGTTTCGGATAATATATACCTTTATAAACCA
Coding sequences within it:
- a CDS encoding ArsR/SmtB family transcription factor — encoded protein: MQHVNELKIEQLEQAASMLKAIAHPMRIAILSFLEDGNKMTVTEIHQKLQIEQSTTSHHLGILKDKGVLCSKREGKNTFYFLKHNNLAKILECVSKCAI
- a CDS encoding 6-pyruvoyl trahydropterin synthase family protein, with translation MALIRLTKEFNFEMAHYLSGYDGACKNIHGHSYRLFVTVIGEPISEEKHSKLGMVMDFGQLKELVHRRIISKLDHALLIHDTPESKELQPLLTKNFEKVEIVAYQPTCENLLIHFAAVIKAELPSNIRLHHLRLNETITSFAEWYDEDNK